In a single window of the Rhodamnia argentea isolate NSW1041297 chromosome 2, ASM2092103v1, whole genome shotgun sequence genome:
- the LOC115739987 gene encoding protein ABA DEFICIENT 4, chloroplastic isoform X1, with protein sequence MGFSSCLCYAHFTPLQGLRAVLTISTSFGQIGCSRLMRKASDKNSVGAHQRSSFPLKGCNTELLGLQIPRAGDDIRREWSFARGSRIVTIPHSARFIRNQKARSVHASWLTTSQIASSAFTWGTVAVLPFYTLMVVAPQAELTKKSMKTGVPFIVLGLFYAYLLYLSWTPDTLKAMFSSKHFLPELPGIKKLFTSEMTVASGWIHLLAVDLFAARQVFHDGLENQIETRHSVSLCLLFCPIGIATHFVTKALTRGTSD encoded by the exons ATGGGCTTCTCTTCTTGCCTTTGCTATGCCCACTTCACTCCCCTCCAG GGTCTGAGAGCTGTTCTCACAATTTCAACTTCATTTGGACAGATTGGCTGTTCAAGATTGATGAGAAAGGCTTCCGATAAAAATTCTGTTGGAGCACATCAAAGATCCTCGTTTCCTCTGAAAGGCTGCAACACTGAGCTTTTAGGCCTACAGATTCCAAGGGCAGGAGATGATATACGCAGGGAGTGGAGTTTTGCCCGAGGATCAAGAATTGTTACAATACCACACTCAGCAAGATTCATTCGAAACCAGAAAGCCCGTAGTGTGCATGCTTCTT GGTTGACAACATCTCAAATCGCTAGCAGTGCTTTCACGTGGGGAACTGTGGCTGTTCTCCCTTTCTACACTCTCATGGTTGTTGCTCCTCAGGCCGAACTG ACTAAGAAATCCATGAAGACTGGTGTACCATTTATCGTGCTTGGGCTTTTCTATGCGTACTTATTATACCTCTCCTGGACGCCTGACACGCTGAAGGCGATGTTTTCAAGCAAACATTTCTTGCCAGAG CTTCCTGGGATTAAAAAGTTGTTCACAAGTGAAATGACTGTAGCTTCTGGATGGATTCACTTGCTGGCTGTAGATCTCTTTGCtgcaag GCAGGTCTTCCACGATGGATTGGAAAACCAAATCGAGACGCGGCATTCAGTCTCTCTTTGCTTGCTGTTCTGTCCCATTGGAATCGCCACTCACTTCGTCACGAAAGCACTGACCAGGGGAACGAGCGACTGA
- the LOC115739965 gene encoding caffeoylshikimate esterase produces the protein MPLKPVIKFQGRRSQKGFGARFCSLLSGRRRGRESRAAMAKPVRFEEVDAEVQEILDANMDEAPARRRAREAFKDVQLGIDHVLFKMPHEGLKMEEKYEVTSRGLEIFTKSWLPDTSQLKAIVCYCHGYGDTCTFFFEGIARKLASEGYGVFAMDYPGLGLSEGLHCYIPSFDRIVDDVIEHFSKVKENPDYRDLPSFLFGQSLGGAVVLKVHLKQPNAWDGAVLVAPMCKIADDMVPPWILTQILIGVAKFLPKQKLVPEKDLAEAAFREPKKRALTAYNVIAYRHKPRLQTAVEMLRTTQEIERRLQEVSLPLLILHGEADRVTDPSVSKVLYEKASSKDKKLIMYPDAYHALLEGEPDETILRVFGDIISWLDEHSSKSDV, from the exons ATGCCTTTGAAACCCGTCATAAAGTTCCAGGGTCGCCGCTCTCAAAAGG GATTTGGTGCTAGGTTTTGCTCGCTCTTGAgtgggaggaggagagggagggaAAGCAGAGCGGCGATGGCGAAGCCAGTGAGGTTCGAGGAGGTGGATGCGGAGGTGCAGGAGATTCTTGACGCGAACATGGACGAAGCGCCTGCGAGGAGGCGGGCTCGCGAGGCTTTTAAGGATGTTCAGCTTGGGATTGATCACGTTCTCTTCAAG ATGCCGCATGAAGGATTGAAAATGGAGGAG AAATATGAGGTGACTTCTAGAGGACTggagattttcacaaaaagctGGCTTCCAGACACATCTCAGCTCAAAGCAATTGTTTGCTATTGCCATGGTTATGGAGACACCTGCACTTTTTTCTTTGAAG gaatTGCTAGGAAATTGGCATCAGAAGGATATGGTGTGTTCGCCATGGATTACCCAGGATTAGGCCTTTCAGAAGGTCTTCACTGCTACATTCCAAGCTTTGACAGGATAGTTGACGATGTTATTGAACATTTCTCAAAAGTTAAAG AGAACCCAGATTACCGTGATCTTCCAAGCTTCCTCTTTGGGCAGTCTCTGGGTGGGGCTGTTGTCCTGAAGGTGCACTTAAAACAGCCTAATGCTTGGGATGGGGCTGTTCTTGTTGCACCTATGTGCAAA ATTGCAGATGATATGGTCCCTCCATGGATACTCACGCAGATCCTAATTGGTGTAGCCAAGTTTCTACCGAAGCAGAAGTTAGTTCCAGAGAAGGATTTGGCTGAAGCAGCTTTTAGGGAACCAAAAAAGAGGGCACTG ACTGCCTATAATGTTATTGCCTACAGACACAAACCGCGCCTACAGACTGCTGTAGAGATGCTAAGGACTACCCAAGAGATAGAGCGCCGGTTGCAAGAG GTCTCGCTTCCGCTTCTGATTCTGCACGGAGAGGCGGATAGAGTAACTGATCCATCGGTGAGCAAGGTCCTGTACGAGAAGGCTAGCAGTAAGGACAAAAAACTCATCATGTATCCCGATGCCTATCATGCTCTTCTCGAGGGCGAACCTGATGAAACGATTCTCCGTGTTTTCGGTGATATCATCTCCTGGCTTGATGAGCACAGCTCGAAAAGCGACGTGTGA
- the LOC115739987 gene encoding protein ABA DEFICIENT 4, chloroplastic isoform X2 — MGFSSCLCYAHFTPLQIGCSRLMRKASDKNSVGAHQRSSFPLKGCNTELLGLQIPRAGDDIRREWSFARGSRIVTIPHSARFIRNQKARSVHASWLTTSQIASSAFTWGTVAVLPFYTLMVVAPQAELTKKSMKTGVPFIVLGLFYAYLLYLSWTPDTLKAMFSSKHFLPELPGIKKLFTSEMTVASGWIHLLAVDLFAARQVFHDGLENQIETRHSVSLCLLFCPIGIATHFVTKALTRGTSD, encoded by the exons ATGGGCTTCTCTTCTTGCCTTTGCTATGCCCACTTCACTCCCCTCCAG ATTGGCTGTTCAAGATTGATGAGAAAGGCTTCCGATAAAAATTCTGTTGGAGCACATCAAAGATCCTCGTTTCCTCTGAAAGGCTGCAACACTGAGCTTTTAGGCCTACAGATTCCAAGGGCAGGAGATGATATACGCAGGGAGTGGAGTTTTGCCCGAGGATCAAGAATTGTTACAATACCACACTCAGCAAGATTCATTCGAAACCAGAAAGCCCGTAGTGTGCATGCTTCTT GGTTGACAACATCTCAAATCGCTAGCAGTGCTTTCACGTGGGGAACTGTGGCTGTTCTCCCTTTCTACACTCTCATGGTTGTTGCTCCTCAGGCCGAACTG ACTAAGAAATCCATGAAGACTGGTGTACCATTTATCGTGCTTGGGCTTTTCTATGCGTACTTATTATACCTCTCCTGGACGCCTGACACGCTGAAGGCGATGTTTTCAAGCAAACATTTCTTGCCAGAG CTTCCTGGGATTAAAAAGTTGTTCACAAGTGAAATGACTGTAGCTTCTGGATGGATTCACTTGCTGGCTGTAGATCTCTTTGCtgcaag GCAGGTCTTCCACGATGGATTGGAAAACCAAATCGAGACGCGGCATTCAGTCTCTCTTTGCTTGCTGTTCTGTCCCATTGGAATCGCCACTCACTTCGTCACGAAAGCACTGACCAGGGGAACGAGCGACTGA
- the LOC115736245 gene encoding mannose-6-phosphate isomerase 1, whose protein sequence is MESQSPKLKRLRCSVQNSDWGRRGEESQVAKLFALNSGSEADVEMPYAEFWMGTHGSGPSFLLPTGCDNGGSKTSRDVTLKAWISSNPDVLGDKVVAKWGCDLPFLFKVLSIAKALSIQAHPDKESARALHKAHPNVYKDANHKPEMALAITKFEAICGFISTEELKQVLCDVPEIVELVGSTEVEIFIRLGDQEEEKVKSHLQLIFTKLMSASADVVALAVSHIKSRLELESQARPLTDKEQLVLRLEKQYPADVGVISAFFFNYVRLDPGEALYLGPNEPHAYVSGECIECMATSDNVVRAGLTPKSRDIQTLCSMLTYKQGFPDILKGEPLNAYITRYIPPFDEFEVDRCVLPKGTSTVFSAVLGPSIFLVTNGTATINMGCMEQDVVAEGDVLFVPANVEIHVTSVTELQVYRAGVNSRFLKSCELENGTKSQI, encoded by the exons ATGGAGTCCCAGTCCCCGAAACTGAAGAGGCTCCGATGCTCCGTCCAGAATTCTGATTGGGGTCGCAGAGGGGAGGAATCGCAGGTCGCCAAGCTGTTCGCGCTCAATTCGGGCTCCGAAGCCGACGTCGAGATGCCGTACGCCGAGTTCTGGATGGGCACGCACGGGTCCGGACCTTCCTTCCTTTTACCGACCGGTTGTGACAATGGGGGTTCGAAAACTTCTCGGGACGTCACTTTGAAGGCTTGGATTTCGAGCAATCCCGATGTTCTTGGTGATAAGGTCGTGGCCAAGTGGGGCTGCGATCTCCCTTTCTTGTTCAAG GTGCTTTCAATCGCAAAAGCATTATCAATTCAGGCTCACCCAGATAAGGAATCCGCGAGGGCTTTGCACAAGGCACATCCGAATGTTTACAAGGATGCTAATCACAAGCCCGAGATGGCTTTGGCAATAACCAAGTTCGAGGCCATCTGTGGATTCATTAGCACAGAG GAACTTAAACAAGTGCTGTGTGATGTTCCTGAGATCGTGGAATTAGTAGGGAGTACAGAAGTGGAAATATTTATAAGACTGGGTGAccaagaagaggagaaagtCAAGTCTCATCTGCAATTGATTTTTACCAAACTCATGTCAGCTAGTGCAGATGTAGTTGCTTTAGCGGTTTCCCATATAAAAAGTCGTTTGGAGTTGGAGAGTCAG GCGAGACCATTGACAGATAAGGAACAGCTGGTGCTGCGGCTAGAAAAGCAATACCCAGCTGATGTTGGGGTTATTTCAGCATTCTTCTTTAACTACGTGAGGCTTGATCCAGGCGAGGCATTGTATCTTGGGCCAAATGAACCTCATGCATATGTATCTGGTGAGTGTATTGAGTGCATGGCAACATCTGACAATGTTGTGCGAGCTGGCCTCACTCCTAAGAGCAGGGATATCCAGACACTTTGCTCCATGCTCACTTACAAGCAG GGCTTTCCCGACATCTTGAAAGGAGAACCTCTGAATGCGTACATAACGAGATACATTCCCccatttgatgaatttgagGTTGATCGCTGTGTTTTACCCAAGGGCACATCTACCGTCTTTTCTGCAGTTTTGGGTCCTTCCATTTTTCTTGTGACCAATGGAACGGCAACAATAAATATGGGGTGCATGGAGCAAGATGTAGTTGCTGAAGGCGATGTTTTATTTGTACCTGCGAACGTGGAAATTCATGTGACATCTGTGACAGAGTTGCAAGTGTATAGAGCAGGAGTCAACAGCAGGTTTCTTAAGTCTTGTGAGTTGGAAAACGGCACGAAATCTCAGATCTGA
- the LOC115738301 gene encoding 40S ribosomal protein S7 produces the protein MYTSRRKIHKDKDVEPSEFEEMVAQTFFDLENTNQELKSELKDLFINSAVEMDIAGNRKAVVIFVPYRLRKAFRKIHLRLVRELEKKFSGKDVVLVATRRIVRPPKKGSAAQRPRTRTLTAVHDAMLEDVVYPAEIVGKRVRYRLDGSKIMKIFLDPKERNNTENKLETFGGVYRKLTGKDVVFEYPIQEA, from the exons ATGTACACCTCCAGGAGGAAGATCCATAAGGACAAGGATGTTGAGCCCTCCGAATTCGAGGAGATGGTCGCACAG ACATTCTTCGACTTGGAGAACACCAACCAGGAGCTGAAAAGTGAATTGAAAgatcttttcattaattctgCCGT TGAAATGGACATTGCTGGCAACCGTAAGGCTGTTGTTATCTTCGTCCCCTACAGACTGAGGAAAGCTTTCCGCAAGATTCACCTGCGTCTTGTTAGGGAGCTGGAGAAGAAATTCAGTGGCAAG GATGTAGTCCTTGTTGCCACCCGCAGAATAGTGCGGCCACCAAAGAAAGGCTCTGCTGCCCAGAGACCCCGTACCCGCACCTTAACAGCTGTTCATGATGCTATGCTGGAGGATGTGGTGTATCCAGCCGAGATTGTTGGAAAACGTGTCAGATACCGCCTTGATGGATCGAAAATAATGAAG ATTTTCTTGGACCCCAAGGAGCGCAACAACACCGAGAACAAATTGGAAACTTTTGGAGGAGTTTACAGGAAGCTTACAGGAAAAGATGTAGTGTTTGAATATCCGATTCAAGAGGCTTGA